A DNA window from Paenibacillus sp. HWE-109 contains the following coding sequences:
- a CDS encoding ABC transporter permease produces the protein MKAKAFHRMKVYWPLYVMAIPGVIFLCIFKYIPLAGAVIAFKDYSVFKGFIDSPWVGLKHFKTLIHHPDFVRVFGNTLTLGFLKIVLVFPVPVLLALMINEIRKTALKKGIQTALYIPHFLSWVIVSGIVFDIFSTSGLFNIVMGWFGVDPVLAMQESAYFRPIYVLTSIWRDAGWGTVVYMAAISSIDPQLYESAMIDGASKLKQIRHVTFPLLLPTVLVLFLLEIGNFMDLGFDQVFNLLTPMTYNVGDIIDTYVFRAGIQQAQYSYATAVGLFQSVIGFILVFIFNKLSKKFSDGGLW, from the coding sequence TTGAAAGCAAAGGCTTTTCATCGAATGAAGGTATATTGGCCGCTGTATGTCATGGCGATTCCGGGGGTGATTTTTCTCTGTATTTTTAAATACATTCCTTTGGCTGGTGCCGTTATCGCCTTTAAAGATTATTCGGTCTTTAAAGGATTTATCGATAGTCCTTGGGTAGGACTCAAGCATTTTAAGACTCTGATTCACCATCCTGACTTCGTCCGGGTGTTTGGCAACACACTGACGCTGGGATTTCTCAAGATCGTTTTGGTCTTCCCGGTGCCCGTTCTGTTGGCGCTGATGATCAATGAGATTCGAAAAACTGCGCTGAAGAAAGGAATCCAGACTGCCCTATACATTCCGCACTTTTTGTCTTGGGTTATTGTTTCCGGTATCGTCTTCGACATCTTTTCTACCAGCGGATTGTTCAATATTGTCATGGGGTGGTTTGGTGTTGATCCTGTGCTTGCCATGCAGGAAAGCGCATACTTCCGGCCTATTTACGTACTCACATCCATTTGGAGAGACGCAGGTTGGGGCACCGTGGTATATATGGCCGCGATCAGCTCTATCGACCCTCAGCTTTATGAATCAGCTATGATTGACGGCGCGTCCAAGTTAAAGCAAATTCGACACGTTACGTTTCCGCTTCTGCTGCCTACCGTGCTGGTTCTGTTCCTATTGGAAATCGGTAACTTCATGGATCTAGGCTTCGATCAAGTGTTTAATCTTCTCACACCGATGACTTACAACGTTGGAGATATCATCGATACGTATGTGTTCCGGGCAGGCATTCAGCAGGCCCAGTATAGCTACGCTACAGCAGTAGGCTTGTTTCAGTCAGTGATCGGATTTATTCTGGTATTCATTTTCAATAAACTATCTAAGAAGTTTTCGGATGGGGGGCTCTGGTAG
- a CDS encoding carbohydrate ABC transporter permease, with translation MFVSRGEKAFGAAITIILILLSIIALIPLLSVIATSFSSKSAVDMNLVTIWPKQFTLASWGHMIDRPDLWKAFFLTLGSTVIGTVLALLMTALLAYPLSKTEFRWGPVIMVGVVIAMIFKAPIVPYFLTVRGIGLYNNPLVLIVPHILNPFNLIIMRTFFKQFPKELEEAAFLEGSGYFRMLFQFVLPLSKAVMATLALFYAVVLWNQFQHPLFFLQDPDWFPLQIKIRQFITDDNVIMAGPATIGDLNYNERTLRAATVIFAIIPIVVVYPFLQKYFVKGAMIGSVKG, from the coding sequence ATGTTTGTATCGAGAGGGGAAAAAGCATTTGGCGCAGCCATTACGATTATTCTCATCCTGTTATCAATCATAGCACTCATACCGCTCCTGTCCGTGATTGCTACATCGTTCAGTTCCAAGAGCGCCGTCGATATGAATCTGGTAACGATTTGGCCAAAGCAATTTACGTTAGCCTCCTGGGGGCATATGATTGATCGTCCCGACCTATGGAAGGCGTTCTTCTTAACGCTCGGATCGACGGTAATCGGCACGGTGCTCGCTTTGCTGATGACCGCTTTGCTCGCGTATCCTCTATCGAAGACGGAGTTCCGCTGGGGGCCTGTCATTATGGTCGGGGTGGTGATCGCGATGATTTTCAAGGCGCCTATTGTACCTTACTTTCTGACGGTTCGGGGCATCGGGCTTTATAATAACCCGCTCGTCCTGATCGTACCGCATATATTGAATCCGTTTAATCTAATCATCATGAGAACCTTCTTTAAGCAATTTCCTAAGGAATTGGAGGAGGCCGCTTTCCTTGAGGGTAGTGGATACTTCCGAATGCTGTTCCAATTTGTTCTTCCGCTGTCCAAAGCGGTAATGGCGACACTCGCGCTATTTTACGCAGTCGTGTTGTGGAACCAGTTTCAGCACCCACTCTTTTTCCTGCAAGATCCGGATTGGTTCCCACTGCAGATCAAGATTCGGCAGTTTATCACCGACGATAACGTGATTATGGCAGGTCCCGCTACAATAGGTGATCTGAACTATAACGAGCGTACATTGAGAGCTGCGACCGTTATCTTTGCAATTATTCCAATCGTTGTGGTATATCCTTTCCTGCAGAAGTACTTTGTCAAAGGAGCCATGATTGGTTCTGTAAAAGGGTAA
- a CDS encoding extracellular solute-binding protein, whose amino-acid sequence MNFKKMGLLSVVGLLAITAATGCSGNANSSASPASSAKNQNTSGNEFVDIEVWGTNVGFKPITKDSKTYAFLKEKLGVGVINPYVEWGGGTNYLNQLNLKIAAGETPDLFLPYGGTENTLAKNGAIADLTDLLPKYAPNVWQAISQDVWNVVKANDPTGQGKIYYIPTVIDYGRYGGMIRQDWLDKLGLQMPKTQEDYVKVLEAFRDKDPNGNGQKDEQPTGGRQEARWMDHLFAMYGVAMFEGYPDWDLYDGKLTYSAVTPNMKAALEFAAKLYKDGLMDKETLLNDKAKWEGKVNANKAGNYFQWVETLNLNLDALQKNTGEKAQFSILPIPEVQGFKGFYTSKKRMAPQWVVKNSKDQTKLMASLKLLNNLYDKKNWKDLYLGVEGMHYTMKDGKAIKLPEDKSTQENVGLFNPSSALATLDFTIDLLKSTASADTMWEIDQTVRDMQEVQKYAKSIAGDGMPASVFDDFPDINNRTLYIEYASKIITGQYPTSKFDEFVEKWNKSGGEEVTKRAREWYAKVKK is encoded by the coding sequence ATGAATTTTAAAAAGATGGGGTTATTATCAGTGGTAGGTCTCCTTGCGATTACTGCTGCAACCGGCTGTAGCGGGAATGCGAACTCATCAGCAAGCCCTGCATCTTCTGCTAAGAACCAAAATACTAGTGGCAATGAATTTGTTGATATTGAAGTATGGGGAACCAATGTCGGCTTCAAGCCCATCACCAAAGACAGCAAGACCTATGCATTTCTGAAGGAGAAGCTAGGCGTTGGCGTAATTAACCCGTATGTGGAATGGGGTGGAGGCACCAACTACTTAAACCAGTTAAACTTGAAGATCGCAGCCGGCGAAACGCCCGATTTGTTTCTTCCCTATGGGGGCACTGAAAACACCTTGGCCAAAAACGGTGCTATCGCCGATCTGACCGACCTTCTGCCGAAATATGCGCCGAATGTATGGCAAGCCATTTCGCAGGATGTTTGGAATGTCGTCAAAGCAAATGATCCTACCGGTCAGGGCAAAATTTATTATATTCCTACGGTAATAGACTACGGAAGATACGGTGGCATGATTCGTCAGGATTGGCTGGACAAACTGGGCTTGCAGATGCCGAAGACACAAGAGGATTATGTGAAAGTTCTTGAGGCGTTTCGGGATAAGGATCCCAATGGAAATGGACAGAAGGATGAGCAACCGACCGGCGGTCGTCAAGAGGCGCGTTGGATGGACCATCTGTTTGCCATGTATGGTGTTGCCATGTTCGAAGGATATCCAGATTGGGATCTGTACGACGGCAAGCTTACTTATTCCGCGGTAACGCCGAATATGAAAGCTGCCTTGGAATTTGCTGCAAAATTGTACAAGGACGGATTAATGGATAAGGAAACCCTTCTGAACGACAAGGCCAAGTGGGAGGGCAAGGTTAACGCCAATAAGGCTGGTAACTATTTTCAATGGGTAGAGACTCTCAATCTTAATCTGGACGCTTTGCAAAAGAACACGGGTGAGAAGGCCCAGTTCTCTATACTCCCCATACCGGAAGTTCAGGGCTTTAAGGGCTTCTATACGTCGAAAAAGAGGATGGCCCCGCAATGGGTCGTCAAGAACAGCAAGGACCAGACGAAGTTGATGGCCAGCTTAAAGCTGCTTAACAATTTGTACGATAAGAAAAATTGGAAAGATCTATACCTTGGTGTAGAAGGTATGCACTATACGATGAAGGATGGAAAAGCAATCAAACTCCCGGAAGACAAGAGTACTCAAGAGAATGTTGGACTTTTTAATCCATCTTCGGCTCTGGCGACACTTGATTTTACAATTGACCTTCTTAAGAGTACTGCATCGGCAGACACCATGTGGGAGATTGATCAAACCGTTCGAGATATGCAAGAAGTTCAGAAGTACGCCAAGTCTATTGCCGGCGACGGCATGCCGGCCAGCGTCTTCGACGACTTCCCGGACATCAACAATCGCACTCTGTATATCGAATATGCCAGTAAGATTATTACAGGGCAGTATCCGACCAGCAAATTCGACGAATTTGTAGAGAAGTGGAATAAATCGGGCGGCGAAGAAGTAACGAAGCGCGCGAGAGAATGGTATGCGAAAGTAAAAAAATAA